The following proteins are encoded in a genomic region of Acidobacteriota bacterium:
- a CDS encoding ribose-phosphate pyrophosphokinase: MSVTGKIKIFSGNAHRDLAEEICRNLGIELGKASTERFSDDEFNFQIGENVRGHDIFIVQPTCPPSDRHLMELLIMIDTFVRASAERVTAVIPYFGYARSDKKDRPRVPIAAKLVANLLTTAGAQRILTIDLHASQIQGFFDIPVDHLYAAPIVVDYFKTNPIENLIVVAPDTGGAERARAYAKRLDAGLALCDKRRERANEADVMNIVGDVRGKNCLIIDDMCDTGGTICKVAEALHKAGANEISACFTHGVLSGKAVENISGSYLKKVIVTNTIPIRDNGMPLVEGGKIEVLSVAGLLASAIKSIHDETSVSSLFI; encoded by the coding sequence GAGCGTCACGGGAAAGATCAAAATATTTTCGGGCAACGCCCACCGGGATCTAGCGGAAGAAATTTGCAGAAATCTCGGAATTGAGCTTGGAAAGGCGTCGACTGAGCGATTCTCGGACGACGAATTCAATTTCCAAATCGGCGAAAATGTCCGCGGACACGATATTTTTATTGTCCAGCCGACTTGCCCGCCGAGCGATCGGCATCTGATGGAGCTGTTGATCATGATCGACACATTTGTCAGAGCATCGGCAGAGCGTGTAACGGCAGTAATCCCGTATTTTGGCTATGCTCGTTCGGATAAGAAAGATCGCCCGCGTGTGCCGATCGCAGCAAAGTTGGTTGCGAATTTGCTCACGACCGCCGGAGCACAGCGAATTTTGACGATCGATCTGCACGCTTCGCAGATTCAAGGATTTTTTGATATTCCCGTCGATCACCTATATGCTGCTCCGATCGTAGTCGATTATTTTAAGACCAATCCGATAGAAAATCTGATCGTGGTCGCTCCTGATACGGGTGGAGCCGAGCGTGCAAGAGCTTATGCAAAGCGTCTCGATGCCGGCCTAGCACTTTGCGACAAACGCCGGGAGCGTGCGAACGAGGCTGACGTGATGAATATCGTCGGTGATGTCCGCGGCAAAAATTGTTTGATAATTGATGATATGTGCGACACCGGAGGCACGATCTGTAAGGTCGCCGAAGCACTGCACAAGGCCGGTGCAAACGAGATCTCGGCGTGCTTTACGCATGGCGTATTGTCCGGCAAAGCAGTCGAGAATATCAGCGGTTCGTATTTGAAAAAGGTGATCGTGACCAACACGATCCCGATTCGCGACAACGGAATGCCGCTTGTCGAAGGCGGAAAGATCGAAGTTTTGAGCGTCGCCGGGCTTTTGGCCTCGGCGATCAAGTCAATTCACGATGAGACTAGTGTCTCTTCACTGTTTATTTAA
- a CDS encoding aminoacyl-tRNA hydrolase, producing the protein MPAEAGTHNWLIVGLGNPGPEYAKTRHNLGFMLVDLLATQLQAQIQRGEARALIGRSELGGRTVELAKPQTYMNLSGEAVGGLLAKPERSIDRLVVISDDLALPFGSIRIRPKGSHGGQNGLRSIIDRLKTQEFTRLRIGIQPEHPIRDAAKFVLENFSKKETESLENILETGADAVRTIITDGVDAAMGKFN; encoded by the coding sequence ATGCCGGCTGAAGCTGGAACTCATAATTGGTTGATCGTGGGACTCGGAAATCCGGGTCCTGAGTATGCAAAAACGAGGCACAACCTCGGTTTCATGCTCGTCGATCTGCTCGCGACCCAATTGCAGGCGCAGATACAGCGCGGCGAAGCCCGAGCTTTGATCGGAAGGTCGGAATTGGGTGGACGAACGGTCGAACTCGCCAAGCCGCAGACATATATGAATCTGAGCGGCGAAGCAGTTGGCGGATTGCTCGCGAAGCCTGAGAGGTCGATAGATAGACTGGTCGTGATCTCTGACGATCTGGCATTGCCGTTTGGAAGCATCAGGATACGTCCCAAGGGGAGTCACGGCGGGCAGAATGGACTGAGATCGATCATCGATCGTTTGAAAACACAAGAGTTTACGCGTTTGCGGATCGGTATCCAGCCGGAACATCCAATTCGTGATGCGGCGAAATTCGTTTTGGAAAATTTCTCAAAGAAAGAGACCGAATCGCTTGAAAATATATTAGAAACGGGTGCCGATGCTGTTCGCACGATCATAACTGACGGTGTAGATGCTGCAATGGGCAAGTTTAATTAA
- a CDS encoding 50S ribosomal protein L25, translating into MADKFVIKAEKRETRGKNVSRRLRVDGKIPVVVYGGGSESVAAAASLAELAAILRTDTGVNTVFSLDIEGEGINDVIFQDRQIHAVHGRMIHADLRRFAKGEKIEMTVPIHLTGNAAGLQDEGAVLTQMMREIKVLCEPANTPDSIDVDITDLGAGESIHVSDLKIGAGIEIHDAPETVIATIVTVSEDVLEPQTEEGAAPEVVGEAPAEPEGE; encoded by the coding sequence ATGGCAGATAAATTTGTAATAAAGGCTGAAAAGCGTGAAACGCGTGGTAAGAATGTCTCGCGTCGGCTTCGCGTCGATGGCAAGATTCCGGTCGTCGTATACGGCGGAGGCTCTGAGAGCGTCGCTGCTGCGGCATCGTTGGCCGAACTTGCGGCGATCCTTCGAACCGATACCGGCGTAAACACGGTGTTTTCGCTCGATATCGAAGGCGAAGGCATTAACGACGTTATTTTTCAGGATCGTCAGATCCACGCTGTACATGGCCGCATGATACACGCCGATCTTCGCCGTTTTGCAAAGGGCGAAAAGATCGAAATGACTGTGCCTATCCATTTGACCGGCAATGCCGCTGGTTTGCAGGACGAGGGTGCGGTTCTCACGCAAATGATGCGTGAGATCAAAGTGCTCTGCGAGCCAGCAAACACTCCTGATTCGATCGACGTCGACATCACGGATCTGGGCGCGGGTGAATCGATCCACGTTTCCGATCTGAAAATCGGAGCTGGTATCGAGATCCACGACGCACCGGAAACTGTCATCGCCACGATCGTAACGGTCAGCGAAGACGTCCTTGAGCCTCAGACCGAGGAAGGTGCAGCACCTGAGGTCGTTGGTGAAGCTCCGGCTGAACCTGAGGGCGAATAG